From a single Mycolicibacterium moriokaense genomic region:
- a CDS encoding acyl-CoA dehydrogenase family protein: MAVHMLTEEETLLVDTVRAFIDRDVKPTVRDVEHANEYPEAWIEQMKRIGIYGLAIPESYGGTPVSTPCYVEVTQELARGWMSLAGAMGGHTVVAKLLTLFGTEEQKQKYLPPMATGELRATMALTEPGGGSDLQNMSTVAAVDGSDLVINGSKTWISNARRSGLIALLCKTDPAATPKHKGISVVLVEQGEAVPGLELSPSPGLSVSKDLPKLGYKGVEACELTFADYRTPTTAILGGEPGKGFAHMMKGLETGRIQVASRALGVATAALEDALKYAQERESFGQPIWKHQSIGNYLADMATKLTAARQLTRYAAERYDSGARADMEAGMAKLFASEVAMEIALNAVRIHGGYGYSTEYDVERYFRDAPLMIVGEGTNEIQRNVIAAQLVARGGI; this comes from the coding sequence ATGGCCGTACATATGTTGACCGAAGAAGAAACCCTGCTGGTGGACACGGTGCGGGCGTTCATCGACCGCGACGTGAAGCCCACGGTGCGCGACGTCGAACACGCCAACGAATACCCCGAGGCGTGGATCGAGCAGATGAAACGCATCGGCATCTACGGCCTGGCGATTCCCGAGTCCTACGGCGGGACGCCCGTGTCGACGCCGTGCTACGTGGAGGTCACGCAGGAGCTGGCGCGCGGCTGGATGAGCCTGGCCGGCGCGATGGGCGGGCACACCGTCGTCGCGAAGCTGCTGACCCTGTTCGGCACCGAGGAGCAGAAGCAGAAATACCTGCCGCCGATGGCGACCGGTGAACTCCGCGCGACGATGGCGCTCACCGAGCCCGGCGGCGGCTCGGATCTTCAGAACATGTCGACGGTCGCCGCGGTCGACGGTAGCGATCTGGTGATCAACGGGTCGAAGACGTGGATCAGCAACGCCCGCCGGTCGGGTCTGATCGCTCTGCTCTGCAAGACCGATCCGGCCGCGACGCCGAAGCACAAAGGCATTTCGGTGGTGCTCGTCGAACAGGGCGAAGCCGTGCCGGGCCTCGAACTCAGCCCCAGCCCGGGGTTGTCGGTGTCGAAGGATCTGCCCAAACTCGGCTACAAGGGAGTCGAGGCCTGCGAGCTGACCTTCGCCGACTATCGCACGCCCACGACGGCGATACTCGGCGGCGAACCGGGCAAGGGCTTCGCGCACATGATGAAAGGTCTTGAGACCGGCCGGATTCAGGTTGCCTCCCGCGCGCTCGGCGTCGCCACGGCGGCATTGGAAGACGCCTTGAAGTATGCGCAGGAGCGGGAGAGTTTCGGCCAGCCGATCTGGAAGCACCAGTCCATCGGCAACTACCTGGCCGACATGGCGACCAAGCTCACAGCTGCACGGCAGCTGACTCGGTACGCCGCCGAACGCTATGACAGTGGTGCACGGGCGGACATGGAAGCCGGGATGGCGAAGCTGTTCGCCTCCGAGGTGGCGATGGAGATCGCGCTGAACGCGGTCCGAATCCACGGCGGCTACGGCTATTCCACCGAGTACGACGTCGAGCGCTACTTCCGCGACGCGCCGCTGATGATCGTCGGCGAGGGCACTAACGAGATTCAGCGCAACGTGATCGCCGCTCAGCTGGTCGCCCGCGGCGGGATCTGA
- a CDS encoding GntR family transcriptional regulator → MRNAPAYQTLREQLRDDIASGRYSDGKRLPTESELVEQYGLSRQTVRRAFQDLVADGTVYRVPGRGTYASETGRRYLRQLGSIEDLMSLSDDTTMEVLSGLRRRVDLDAASRLRLDDDIVYSVVFRRLHDGVPFVMTTVHLAPAVAQAVLSSPELQDGAVGTQTVIGVLEPHLESPIAEAAQSITVTPADSAVGRAVSCEPGHPMLRVDRLYTDTTGQPVELSVSHFLPEQYTYRVTLRRN, encoded by the coding sequence ATGCGCAACGCGCCCGCGTACCAGACGCTGCGCGAACAGCTGCGCGACGACATTGCATCGGGTCGCTACAGCGACGGTAAGCGGTTGCCCACCGAGTCGGAACTAGTTGAGCAATATGGACTTTCGCGGCAGACGGTGCGGCGCGCGTTTCAGGATCTGGTCGCCGATGGCACGGTGTACCGCGTGCCGGGGCGCGGCACCTACGCCAGCGAGACGGGACGGCGGTACCTACGTCAGCTCGGCTCGATCGAAGACCTGATGAGCCTGTCCGACGACACGACGATGGAGGTGCTCTCCGGGCTGCGCAGACGCGTCGATCTGGACGCCGCCAGCCGACTTCGGCTTGATGACGACATCGTCTACTCCGTGGTGTTCCGTCGGCTGCACGACGGCGTCCCGTTCGTGATGACGACCGTGCACCTCGCGCCGGCCGTCGCACAGGCCGTGCTGTCGTCGCCGGAACTGCAGGACGGTGCGGTCGGCACGCAGACCGTGATCGGCGTGCTCGAGCCACACCTGGAGTCGCCGATTGCCGAAGCGGCACAGTCGATTACGGTCACCCCCGCCGACAGTGCGGTTGGGAGGGCGGTGTCATGCGAACCCGGTCACCCGATGCTGAGAGTGGACCGGCTCTACACCGACACCACGGGACAGCCCGTCGAGCTGTCGGTCAGCCATTTTCTTCCGGAGCAGTACACCTACCGAGTAACGCTGCGCCGCAACTAA